A stretch of DNA from Sandaracinaceae bacterium:
GCGCGCGGTCGACGGTGCGCACCTCGGCCGCATACAGCGAGGCGATCCAGGCTGCGTCCGCTGGAGTGGCCGACCGTTGGCCGCGCTGAACAGCTTGGACCCACCCTGCCGTCGCATCGGGTGCCACCGCCCCCTCGGGACGCGCGGGGGCGAACTCGGCAGGCGGGTCATACGGGACGTGGGGTTCCATCAGGTGCACATAGACGAACCAACGTTCCTCTTGCTGCGCCGCGATCCAGGACTCCGCAACGCTCAGGACGGCGGGGGCGGTGGTGCCTGCGTACGCGCGAAGCGCGTTGTGGAACTGCTCGAAGCCCTGCGTGACGCCGAAGGGCTCGCTGGTGTAGCCGTTCGCGGAGAAGCCCGCCGTGCGAAGACCCTCGCACTGGAGGATCTCCGGGAGCGTCCACGCGAGCCGGGGGATCACGGGCTCCTCGCCCAATGCGCGGGACCTGACGCGGCGCAAGCGCTCCGTCGGCACGCCCATCAGCAGGCTGCCCACGGCTCGCAGGCAGTGGGTCTCGGGGGACCGCAGTTCACCGCGCACGCCGCCCTGTGCGCGGCGCGTGAGGTTCGGCATGCGCTCCGCGGTCAGGTGGTCTGCACGGAGCGCGTCGACCAGAATCAAGAGGGCGTTGCGGGCGCGGCCCGTGGGGACATCGGGCGCAGCATCGGAGGTCTCCGACGTCTCAGTCTGAGGTGCAGTCGGCGTTGCTTCGGCGCCATGGCGCGTGGACGCCTGACCTGCGGGTGACTCTGGGCTGCCTGACGACCCCGAGCACGCGGCAAGGAGCGCGACCCACGCGGCGACTCCGCTGGTTCGATGGCTCGGCCAGGTCATGCGGCGCCCAACGTATGGTCCCGCGCGGGTGATTCCCAGGGAACGAGCTCGCGCGAAGAACGCCCGTCGCGCCAAGCGCCAAGGCCCCCAGCGACATACCAATCGCGTCGCGACAGCCGCTAGGCGCCCACCGCTCGCCACCGCTGCACGAACGCCAACGCCTGAAGGGCGAGAAACGGACCAAGGATCAGCCAGCCGAAAGGGACCTTGTAGAAGAACGGCGTGCCAATGTCGTCGGGGGTCTGTCCCGAGAGGGCGAGCACCTGGGCATCGTCCAGGGGGATGTACGAGTCCCCGTCGCGGTCGCACACCACGTACGACCCGCCACCTGTGAACAGCGGCACGAAGAACACCGAGAAGTCGCTGTACTTGTAGCCGATGACGGGTTCCGCGAACCCGACCTCCGCGATCGCCTCGGGAGTGACTACGTCCGCAACCTCCGCGATGTTCTCGCTGCTCCCGATGAGGGCCCAGCCGCGGCGCGCCTTCGCATGGCTCGGTTCGAACGCCATCACGTCGATGGCGAAGGTGATGAGAACGGTCGAGAAGAGCAGCCACCTCATGGGCGCGGACGATACCGACGTGCGTTCATCGCGTCGAGCTCGTGACACGGGCGCCAACGATGATGCGAGTGCCGTCGGACCGCCCGCGATGCTACACGTAAGGCGGAGCAAGCATGGGCAACAACGGCTTCGAGGTAAATGACGACCACTCATCGACGGGTCGCGGTGTCCGCTTCGGCTGCGGTGGACTCCTCGGCGTGGTGGCTGGGCTCTATGTGGCGACCGACTACCCCGATCTGAGCGGCGCGGAGGTCTGCGGGTTCGCGGCCGTGGGGTTGATCGCGGTGGGCTTCGTCTCGGCAGTGTTGGGCGACTCGTTCTGGGAGTCCTTGCGCGACCTCATGCGCTAGCGGCGTGTGCGCCTTTTCGTAGATGAGCGGTGATTGTCGGACGATGCGCCTGAGACGGAAGCGTTCGTCGACCCTCGCTTCAGTAGTGCAATCCCGGATCAGTGTCGGGGGACCTACGCGGCACGGTGACCGTGAACGCACTGTCCGGGAAGCGGGTGATGCGCGTGATGGTGAGGTGCAGGGTGGTCACGTAGAGGCGTTCGAGCACGTCACCTGACGCCACCTGCCCCCACCACAGCGGCCCCCCATCGGCGCTTGCCCTGTCGACGAACTCGAACCGCACACGCCGCTCCCAGAAGCTCGCGTGATCCGCAGTGAGGTACGCCCCGGCGCGACAGCTCTGCGAAGTGCGCGAGATGCGGCGGCAGTCGGTGATCACCACACGACGCGAGCGCTCCCGCGCACCTGCCCCCCGGAAGGCATCGTCAGAGATGATGGTGTTGACCTCCAACGTCGGGACGATGTCCTGCGCAGACACCAGCGCCTTCGCTGCGCAAGCGAACGCGACCACAACTCCCAGCACCGCCCTCATCGCTCACCGCCTCTCACCGGTCAGCTGCCGACAGTACCAGGAGCCCCGGGTCCCGTGTGCGGGAAAGCCGACGCGCGGCTGGCGTCGTCTGGCGGCGAGACGTACGAAGCCGAAGCGCGGGGTGTCGGCTGCGCGCCCTGGTGATGCGCCCGAAGGCGGTGCCTCGCGGTTGACGTTGTGACCTCGCCTCCCCAGGGTCGCCCGCGCATGCCCACCCTGGTCCACCTCGCGCCCGAGCATCTGCACCGCCGCATCACGCGCAGCGGGCTGCGTGGTGGCGCGTGGTCACTGATGGTCGGTGGCCAACGTGTTTCGTTCACCGAAGCCGTGTTCGCCATGCCGGTGCTGAGCGACTTCAGCGTCACGCACCAGTGGCTCCGGGAGCTACGCCGGCACGACGGGCGACGCTTCATCGGCGTCTACTTTCGACTCCCGGCCGAGACGGAGGTCTACGTCGGGCGGTTCGGGCAAGAACACCGCGCGCTCCCGCTGGGCGCTTCGGTCGCCGCTGTACGTGACTCGCCCGCGGGCGCCCAGATCGTGATCCCGGAGCGCATCGCCGCGTCGTCCATCCGCGCCATACGGGCGCTCCGCCAAGACGTTGGTTGGGTCGAGACCCCCGAGGGCACCACGCACTACGCCTGCGTGTGCAGCATGTGCCTCCGCCCGGGCACCCCCAACCTCATCCGCCGGGTCCGCGCCTCCTACCTGTGCGGCATGCGACACCTCGCAACGGCGGAGACGAACGTGGAGGCTGTGCGCGCCCTCGGTGTCGCGCAGGGGGCCATCGAACGCGGCCGCGGCCGGCTCCCCGTGGAGGCACTCCGCCGCTTCGCGCAACACCCCAGCCCCGTGGTGCGGAAACGCATCGCGCACCTGCTCAGCCTGTGCGGTAGAGCGGCGCCCCACGCTGCTACTGTCGGCGAACCATGACCCTCCCGCGCCGAGGAAGCCGAACCGTCATCGTCGATGGCGTCACGTATCGCTGGCGCGTGCGCACCCGCCCGACCGCGGCACAGCGCACAGGTCGCAGCCCGCTCGGTGTGGCGGTGGAGCGCGACGATGTCCGCGGCGCCACGTTGGTCGCCGTGCTCCGGCGACTGCACCCGGGAAGCGGTGGACTGGAGCGTACGTACGCGGTCACGCCCAGAGAGGTGGCGGCCGTGGTGCGGGAGGCGCTCAGCGCTGGCTGGACACCGACGCACGAAGGTCCGCAATTCGCCTTTCGTCCAGCGTCCGCGCGTGTTCCGAGCCGAACCGCCGAAGTCGGGCCTCCCGAGCTCACGACGGCGGTCATCCACGAGCTCGTCGCCGCGCGCACGTCACGCGACACGCTGCGGTTCGGGGACACGCAGACCCTGACGTGGCCGGGTGGCGGACGCTACGCGGGCGTGCGCATCGAGGTCAGCGGGAAGGACCTCATGGACTGGGTCCGCGACGCCGAGCGGCCGCACGTCGAGCGCGAGAACGCCAACCGCGGCGGAGGAGACCCGGCGTGTCACCTCGTCCCGGCGGACTATCTCCCCCCGCCCCAGACGTTCCGCACCTCGAGGGAGCTGTTCGGAGAGGTTCCGTCGGTCGAGGCGCGGTCGTTCGTCATGGAGCCGAGCGACAGACGCCTGAGCAAGACGACGCTCCTCACGTGCTCCTGTGGAGTCTCCGAGTGTGAGTTCCTGCTGGTGCGCATCTCCGTGCTGCCCGACGTCGTCGTGTGGTCCGACTTCGAGTCGTTCCACCGACCGTGGGTGTACGACCTTGGACCGTTCGTGTTCGACCGACAGGAGTACGAAGCCGCGTTCGGCTGATGGGTGCGATCACGGTCCGCGCGTCGGGGCCCGGCGGTCAACCGGTAGAGGACGTCTCCGTTCTCGGTGCGTTCGAACGGGAACAACCCACCGGGCTCTCGGTGAAGCGGCCGACCCCCGAGACCGGGATGTGCATCGCCCAGCTGGCGGTCCGCAACACCTCCCCATCGTCCGGCCCGAACGTAGCGCGCTTCTCGGGCTCGACAGGCTCGCGAAGGGCGGATTGACGCTCAGCACCAACCGGCGAAGCGAAACGAACGGGAAGAGGCGACGCACGCGCGGGAGGTGGAACATCTGGCGCGCGAGC
This window harbors:
- a CDS encoding sulfatase-like hydrolase/transferase, whose product is MILVDALRADHLTAERMPNLTRRAQGGVRGELRSPETHCLRAVGSLLMGVPTERLRRVRSRALGEEPVIPRLAWTLPEILQCEGLRTAGFSANGYTSEPFGVTQGFEQFHNALRAYAGTTAPAVLSVAESWIAAQQEERWFVYVHLMEPHVPYDPPAEFAPARPEGAVAPDATAGWVQAVQRGQRSATPADAAWIASLYAAEVRTVDRALDQFMDRLERRGALRDTLVVIVADHGELLGTAEEGGRFGHSEVAPSVSQVPFVALGPGRPHVVPTDATLANVAPTILEALGIALPDRIEAASFGPDALRPPVAATPPDYTTDSTRLSREVCERLMRLGYVVAPLDCRVYPTEQELLRARGQGPDAPCDLHANRHAQE